A single window of Nicotiana sylvestris chromosome 3, ASM39365v2, whole genome shotgun sequence DNA harbors:
- the LOC104237443 gene encoding uncharacterized protein, giving the protein MANTAWVAKHFKDNIINQPDIKLRKLQELIRIKYGVYVGKSICARAKHQVMGQYLGDYKKEFARIYDYADMLRSTNRGSTVVVKTSKETIPGKEVFVGIYICLHACKVGWLEGCRNVIGFDGAFLKGVCKGELLSCIGKDGNNQMYPIAWAVVEKETKHTWSWFFRCLMHYLQLTESQGEGLTIISDMQKGLVASVSELLPNAEHRMCARHIWSNWKQKWKGEERRKKFWACARAFFKDWSKYDSVENNMSETFNSWILSARHKSFITMLEEIRVKVMERMTTMREFATRWISDVSPMAMGYIEEQSQYAVKHEFKWNGDTGYEIQHGVYKHIVDFSNITCTCRSWQLKGIPCSHPISAMFFKRFEPADYVTHWYKKKTYLKAFSCYIQPVTNMEMWPSTQNPTVEPPVITKMPGRPKKNRKRAQDEPKKKFGKRSRKGTPMKCSNCKTKGQGSGTTGTSNAGPTSDSGTARARNTQPSAIASASDTESMRSRTSEDIIVSVRGRQEVVDYEEDQEQLDLCGARDRVHSAPTKVVDVGQTNIDLGYSAPGLRWQGRNAISQRQLQQQLRRRQTQASLSQPQVYSSSQPSQSPCPNLSQSQ; this is encoded by the exons ATGGCTAATACAGCATGGGTAGCTAAACATTTCAAGGACAACATTATCAACCAACCTGACATTAAGCTTAGGAAGTTGCAGGAATTGATTAGGATAAAGTATGGTGTATATGTGGGAAAATCCATATGTGCTAGAGCTAAACATCAGGTCATGGGTCAGTATCTTGGTGATTACAAGAAGGAGTTTGCTAGAATATATGATTATGCTGACATGTTGAGATCTACAAATCGTGGCAGCACTGTTGTTGTGAAGACCTCCAAGGAGACAATACCTGGTAAGGAGGTGTTTGTGGGTATCTATATTTGTCTACATGCTTGCAAAGTTGGTTGGTTAGAAGGGTGTAGAAATGTTATTGGCTTTGATGGAGCATTTCTGAAGGGTGTGTGTAAGGGTGAGCTACTATCATGCATTGGTAAAGATGGTAACAACCAAATGTATCCTATTGCCTGGGCAGTGGTGGAAAAGGAGACAAAGCACACATGGTCATGGTTTTTTAGGTGCCTGATGCATTATCTGCAGCTCACTGAATCCCAAGGTGAGGGGTTGACCATCATTTCTGATATGCAGAAG GGACTTGTTGCATCTGTTTCTGAGTTATTACCAAATGCTGAGCACAGAATGTGTGCAAGACACATATGGAGCAATTGGAAACAAAAGTGGAAAGGAGAGGAAAGAAGGAAGAAGTTTTGGGCATGTGCAAG AGCATTCTTCAAAGATTGGAGTAAATATGATTCTGTGGAGAACAACATGAGTGAGACCTTTAACAGTTGGATCTTGTCTGCTAGGCACAAGTCTTTCATAACCATGTTAGAAGAGATTAGAGTGAAGGTGATGGAGAGGATGACTACCATGAGAGAATTTGCAACAAGGTGGATTTCTGATGTATCTCCTATGGCAATGGGGTACATAGAGGAACAATCTCAATATGCTGTTAAGCATGAATTTAAATGGAATGGGGATACTGGGTATGAGATACAACATGGGGTTTACAAACATATTGTTGACTTCTCCAACATTACATGCACATGTAGATCATGGCAGCTCAAAGGAATACCATGTTCCCATCCAATATCTGCAATGTTTTTTAAGAGATTTGAGCCTGCTGACTATGTAACCCACTGGTACAAGAAAAAAACATACCTGAAGGCTTTTAGTTGTTACATACAACCAGTAACCAACATGGAGATGTGGCCATCAACACAGAATCCAACTGTTGAGCCTCCTGTGATTACCAAGATGCCTGGTAGACCtaagaaaaacagaaaaagagCTCAAGATGAACCTAAGAAGAAGTTTGGTAAGAGATCAAGGAAAGGGACACCAATGAAATGCTCTAATTGTAAGACA AAAGGACAAGGATCTGGAACAACAGGAACCAGTAATGCTG GTCCTACAAGTGATTCTGGAACTGCTAGGGCCAGAAATACTCAACCATCAGCTATTGCAAGTGCATCT GATACTGAAAGTATGAGATCAAGAACTTCTGAGGATATTATAGTTAGTGTTAGAGGAAGGCAAGAGGTAGTGGACTACGAGGAAGACCAAGAACAACTGGATTTG TGTGGAGCAAGAGATAGAGTACATTCTGCTCCTACAAAAGTAGTGGATGTTGGGCAGACCAATATCGATCTTGGATACAGTGCACCTGGACTAAGGTGGCAAGGAAGAAATGCTATATCACAAAGGCAACTTCAACAACAGTTGAGGAGAAGACAAACTCAAGCAAGCCTTAGCCAACCTCAAGTCTATTCTTCATCTCAGCCAAGCCAGTCTCCATGTCCAAACTTGAGCCAATCTCAGTAA